The genome window TTAAAACACTACCACTCGCTGTGGTTCTGAGTCATGACCGACGCAGACTGTTGCAGCACCTGAGCAAAATACTCAGAAGTGGTTTCTTGATTTAATACCCGACCTAACTTAGCTTCGATCGCCGCTGTGACTTCAGCACAGGACGCGCCTGTAATACCCGTAACTTTTTCTTGAACTCGACCATCGGGATAGATGATGAACTCTAAGGTTTCCATCTTTTACGACCAGCTTTTTGGGGCTATGAAACATGTCGGTTCACTAGACCAAACTCTTCAAACTCGCGATCGCATTAAGTTTTATTAACAAAATGCATCATTTCGAGTTAAAGCATGTTGATTGTTTGCACAAAAGTGAGCCGTTGCTTGGGTTATTAAGATAGTTTCCCTTAACTTTCTAATGCAGTCAAGGAGAATTGCAGCGAGAGCAAAAGTCTAAACTCTACGGTGCCACTAGATTTTCTAACCCCCTACGTTCTTGAATGCGTTAGGGTATCGGTAGTCTTTTCATCCACATCCAAGCAATATCAACGGTTCATGAGCATTTTAGAAGCCCATCATCTTCACAAAAATTATCGTTTAAAAGGAAAAGTACTGGCAGCAGTTCAAGACGTTTCATTGAAGATTGAGGGAAATGAGGTTTTAGCTTTTTTGGGAGCCAATGGAGCGGGAAAAACGACCACCATTAAAATGATTGCAGGTTTGATATTGCCCGATCAAGGCTCGGTCAGGATTGGTGGACGAGATCCGCACCGTGATCCCTGGGCGTTGCGATCGCTGGGTGCCGTTTTAGAAGGA of Timaviella obliquedivisa GSE-PSE-MK23-08B contains these proteins:
- a CDS encoding DUF2997 domain-containing protein encodes the protein METLEFIIYPDGRVQEKVTGITGASCAEVTAAIEAKLGRVLNQETTSEYFAQVLQQSASVMTQNHSEW